A genomic segment from Comamonas terrigena NBRC 13299 encodes:
- a CDS encoding DUF72 domain-containing protein, with translation MQDDLFGAPPAPPPPSLPAAAPSPAASMPAAPAAPRKAARGVLPAPDGESWRALAAQLPAGLRMGVSTWSYPGWDGLVWDGVYDASTLSKKGLTAYGQHPLLRTVSVDRSFWRPLTTEQYAQMAVQVPPDFRFLVKCPNVVTDAQVRSEDGKGQSPNPVFLAPELAVQQFVQPALDGLGEKLGVLVFQLSPLPWDWLRRSGALLERLAQMLAAVRLALAAHPQVIVAVEVRDPELLTPELARVLKAQGCTYCLGLHGKMPPIEAQLPLLRALWPGPLVCRWSLNRCFGAYGYQDAQKKHDPFNEIRSEDLHTRSVLATTIAGITGAGQPAFVTISNDAEGCAPRSIALLAQALVAGQPQPSQPSQSP, from the coding sequence ATGCAAGACGATTTGTTTGGCGCCCCGCCCGCGCCACCGCCCCCTTCTCTCCCCGCGGCAGCCCCCTCGCCGGCTGCCTCCATGCCTGCGGCGCCTGCTGCCCCCCGCAAGGCCGCGCGCGGCGTGCTGCCCGCCCCGGACGGGGAAAGCTGGCGCGCCCTGGCGGCGCAGCTGCCTGCGGGCCTGCGCATGGGTGTGTCCACCTGGTCCTACCCCGGCTGGGACGGCCTGGTGTGGGACGGCGTGTACGACGCCAGCACCCTGTCCAAGAAAGGCCTCACCGCCTATGGCCAGCATCCGCTGCTGCGCACCGTCAGCGTAGACCGCAGTTTCTGGCGTCCCCTGACCACCGAGCAGTACGCCCAGATGGCCGTGCAGGTGCCGCCGGACTTCCGCTTTCTGGTCAAGTGTCCCAATGTGGTGACCGATGCCCAGGTGCGCAGCGAAGACGGCAAGGGCCAGTCCCCCAACCCGGTGTTTCTGGCGCCGGAGCTGGCCGTGCAGCAGTTCGTCCAGCCCGCGCTGGACGGCCTGGGCGAAAAGCTGGGCGTGCTGGTGTTCCAGCTCAGCCCCCTGCCCTGGGACTGGCTGCGCCGCAGCGGCGCGCTGCTGGAGCGGCTGGCACAGATGCTGGCCGCGGTGCGCCTGGCCCTGGCCGCCCACCCGCAGGTGATTGTGGCCGTGGAAGTGCGCGACCCCGAGCTGCTGACCCCGGAGCTGGCCCGCGTGCTGAAGGCCCAGGGCTGCACCTACTGCCTGGGCCTGCACGGCAAGATGCCGCCGATCGAAGCACAGCTGCCCCTGCTGCGCGCACTGTGGCCCGGCCCCCTGGTCTGCCGCTGGAGCCTGAACCGCTGCTTCGGCGCCTACGGCTACCAGGACGCACAGAAAAAGCACGACCCCTTCAACGAAATCCGCTCCGAAGACCTGCACACCCGCAGCGTGCTGGCCACGACCATCGCCGGCATCACCGGCGCAGGCCAGCCCGCGTTCGTCACCATCAGCAACGATGCCGAAGGCTGCGCCCCGCGCTCCATCGCGCTGCTGGCCCAGGCCCTGGTGGCCGGGCAGCCACAGCCGTCTCAGCCCTCTCAGTCGCCATAG
- a CDS encoding membrane-bound PQQ-dependent dehydrogenase, glucose/quinate/shikimate family, translating to MTKQQQGQARAGGATAQRPARIYPALLFLLGLVLAIGGGQLAGLGGSWYYLVTGVALLASSVLVWRGNALGGWLYALMLAWTLVWSLAEVGLDFWTLLPRLALLFVLGLWLLTPLYRRTVVCGPISAQGGKAAAGALAVAMAALVVVGLAQGDKHETKAAQALPEIQQTVVGDAPQDEWHYYGNNQGGQRFSPLEQLTPDNVQGLEVAWTYRTGDYPPSEGPNRRFEATPLKIGDSLYFCTPRNDIVALNAETGEERWRFNAQVNLRGVTGSAACRGVAYTKLPEPQPGGVCQERIYGPTVDARLLAVDAKTGQPCADFGVNGQVDLKKGMGEIIPGYYYVSSMPQVVRGKVVMGGWVSDGQMTGEPSGVIRAFDATTGAFAWAFDMGKPDFHGEPAAGEHYTRGTPNSWGPISADDQLGMVYIPTGNATPDYYAGHRTELDNKFSGSVLGINADNGKLVWNFQTTHYDVWDYDVASQPSLLDLKIRGETVPVLVQPTKRGQNFVLDRRTGKPVFDVQELPAPQGGVEDPARLSKTQPHSTGMPTFAGLDAEETYGVGEKDMWGMTMLDQLWCRIQFKKARWEGPMTPAGTDTVFFFPGSLGGSNWGSVSFDPERQIMVGNWNRVPMLLKLIDREEANRRGLKAADGSPGTSVGGAVPQEGVPYAADLKPFLSPMGAPCIAPPFALVTAVDLNTQKVIWERRSGTAEDSGVAGIRTRLPIPMGVPGLGGSITTKGGLVFVAASGEQSLRAMDLKTGDVLWKGRLPAGGNATPMTYVSRDSGRQFVVIAAGGHNLMQTQPGDYLVGYALPKAKP from the coding sequence ATGACAAAGCAACAACAAGGCCAGGCGAGGGCAGGCGGGGCCACGGCCCAGCGCCCGGCCCGCATCTATCCGGCCCTTCTTTTTCTTCTGGGGCTGGTCCTCGCCATCGGCGGCGGCCAGCTCGCGGGCCTGGGCGGCTCGTGGTATTACCTGGTCACCGGCGTGGCGCTGCTGGCCAGCAGCGTGCTGGTCTGGCGCGGCAACGCGCTGGGCGGCTGGCTGTATGCGCTGATGCTGGCCTGGACGCTGGTGTGGTCGCTGGCCGAAGTCGGTCTGGACTTCTGGACCCTGCTGCCGCGACTGGCTCTGCTGTTCGTGCTGGGCCTGTGGCTGCTGACGCCGCTGTACCGCCGTACCGTGGTGTGTGGCCCCATCTCCGCCCAGGGTGGCAAGGCCGCTGCCGGCGCGCTGGCCGTGGCCATGGCTGCCTTGGTGGTGGTGGGCCTGGCCCAGGGCGATAAGCATGAAACCAAGGCCGCACAGGCGCTGCCCGAGATCCAGCAGACCGTGGTGGGCGATGCGCCACAGGACGAGTGGCATTACTACGGCAACAACCAGGGCGGCCAGCGCTTTTCGCCGCTGGAGCAGCTGACGCCGGACAACGTCCAGGGCCTGGAAGTGGCCTGGACCTACCGCACCGGCGACTATCCGCCCAGCGAAGGCCCGAACCGCCGTTTTGAAGCCACGCCGCTGAAGATCGGCGACAGCCTGTACTTCTGCACGCCGCGCAACGACATCGTGGCGCTGAACGCCGAAACCGGTGAGGAGCGCTGGCGCTTCAACGCCCAGGTCAATCTGCGCGGTGTGACCGGCTCGGCCGCCTGCCGCGGTGTGGCCTACACCAAGCTGCCCGAACCGCAGCCCGGCGGCGTGTGCCAGGAACGGATCTACGGCCCGACCGTGGATGCGCGCCTGCTGGCCGTGGATGCCAAGACCGGTCAGCCTTGCGCCGACTTCGGCGTGAACGGCCAGGTCGATCTGAAAAAGGGCATGGGCGAGATCATTCCCGGCTATTACTACGTCAGCTCCATGCCCCAGGTGGTGCGTGGCAAGGTGGTGATGGGCGGCTGGGTGTCGGATGGCCAGATGACGGGCGAGCCTTCGGGCGTGATCCGCGCGTTCGACGCCACCACCGGCGCCTTCGCCTGGGCCTTCGACATGGGCAAGCCGGACTTCCACGGCGAACCGGCCGCCGGCGAGCACTACACCCGCGGCACCCCCAATTCCTGGGGCCCGATCAGTGCGGACGACCAGCTCGGCATGGTCTACATCCCCACCGGCAACGCCACGCCCGACTACTACGCGGGCCACCGCACCGAGCTGGACAACAAGTTCAGCGGCTCGGTGCTGGGCATCAATGCCGACAACGGCAAGCTGGTGTGGAACTTCCAGACCACGCACTACGACGTGTGGGACTACGACGTGGCGTCCCAGCCCAGCCTGCTGGATCTGAAGATCCGGGGCGAGACCGTGCCCGTGCTGGTGCAGCCCACCAAACGCGGCCAGAACTTTGTGCTGGACCGCCGCACCGGCAAGCCCGTGTTCGACGTGCAGGAGTTGCCGGCGCCGCAGGGCGGTGTGGAAGACCCGGCCCGCCTGTCCAAGACCCAGCCGCATTCCACCGGCATGCCCACGTTTGCCGGCCTGGATGCCGAGGAAACCTATGGCGTGGGCGAGAAGGACATGTGGGGCATGACCATGCTGGACCAGCTGTGGTGCCGCATCCAGTTCAAGAAGGCGCGCTGGGAAGGTCCGATGACCCCGGCCGGCACCGATACCGTGTTCTTCTTCCCCGGCTCGCTGGGTGGATCGAACTGGGGCAGCGTGTCGTTTGACCCGGAACGCCAGATCATGGTGGGCAACTGGAACCGCGTGCCCATGCTGCTCAAGCTGATCGACCGGGAGGAGGCCAACCGGCGCGGCCTGAAGGCGGCCGACGGTTCGCCCGGCACCTCGGTGGGTGGCGCCGTGCCCCAGGAAGGCGTGCCGTATGCCGCTGACCTGAAGCCTTTCCTCTCGCCCATGGGTGCGCCGTGCATTGCACCGCCGTTCGCCTTGGTGACGGCCGTGGACCTGAACACCCAGAAGGTGATCTGGGAGCGCCGCAGCGGCACGGCGGAAGATTCCGGCGTGGCCGGTATCCGCACCCGCCTGCCCATCCCCATGGGGGTGCCGGGCCTGGGTGGCTCCATCACCACCAAGGGCGGTCTGGTGTTTGTGGCGGCGTCCGGCGAACAGTCGCTGCGCGCCATGGACCTGAAGACCGGCGATGTGCTGTGGAAAGGCCGTCTGCCTGCCGGTGGCAACGCCACGCCCATGACCTATGTGTCCAGGGACAGCGGCCGCCAGTTTGTGGTGATCGCCGCCGGCGGCCACAACCTGATGCAGACCCAGCCGGGCGACTACCTGGTGGGCTACGCCCTGCCCAAGGCCAAGCCCTGA
- a CDS encoding TetR/AcrR family transcriptional regulator, which yields MTARPPAAAQSRTCATPTGDAGGTRRRTPRGPSPQKTEATRLSIIDAAFAEFLEHGYARGTTASVARRAGLSKVTLFRYFDTKEALFEAVMQRHIASATLALQSSPMQDNESVGAFLLRAVAPAMDVIDSSGRSATARLVIAEGLEFPQLAQMYRRTAHEPLVARIRGLAELAQSRGELKEPALLDYPELLLGPLWLAMMNNTVLHPQMPLDAGLLFRLQVGLLFGSAPQRSPSGRRKAASGG from the coding sequence ATGACCGCGCGCCCTCCTGCCGCCGCACAGTCCCGCACCTGTGCCACCCCCACCGGCGATGCCGGTGGGACCCGCCGCCGCACCCCGCGCGGCCCCAGCCCGCAAAAGACCGAAGCCACACGCCTGTCCATCATTGATGCGGCGTTTGCCGAATTTCTGGAACATGGCTACGCCCGGGGCACCACCGCATCGGTGGCCCGCCGCGCCGGCCTGTCCAAGGTCACGCTGTTTCGCTATTTCGACACCAAGGAAGCGCTGTTCGAAGCCGTGATGCAGCGCCACATCGCCTCGGCCACGCTGGCGCTGCAGTCCAGCCCCATGCAGGACAACGAGAGCGTGGGCGCCTTCTTGCTGCGCGCCGTAGCCCCGGCCATGGACGTGATCGACAGCAGCGGCCGCTCCGCCACCGCACGCCTGGTGATTGCCGAAGGGCTGGAATTTCCCCAGCTGGCGCAGATGTACCGGCGTACCGCCCATGAGCCGCTGGTGGCCCGCATCCGCGGCCTGGCCGAGCTGGCCCAGTCGCGCGGCGAGCTCAAGGAACCGGCCCTGCTGGACTACCCCGAGCTGCTGCTGGGCCCGCTGTGGCTGGCCATGATGAACAACACCGTGCTGCACCCGCAGATGCCGCTGGACGCCGGCCTGCTGTTCCGTCTGCAGGTGGGCCTGCTGTTTGGCAGCGCCCCGCAGCGCAGTCCTTCCGGGCGCCGCAAGGCGGCAAGCGGCGGCTGA